In a genomic window of Polyodon spathula isolate WHYD16114869_AA chromosome 21, ASM1765450v1, whole genome shotgun sequence:
- the LOC121296016 gene encoding sulfotransferase 2B1-like, whose product MTEEEMYVEYRGLYLPATMYSPESLKNAEEFNVRDDDIFIGTYPKSGTTWMQEIVPLIMSGGDFKPVLTIPSWNRVPWLELNRTIELKLEDRPSPRILATHFQYPMMPKSWFSSKTKLVYVMRNPKDVFTSSYHYCRMASYLVDPGTCDEFLMKFLNGKVIFGSWFDHVKGWLNAKEKDRILYLTYEEMIMDLKGSISKMCGFLGKPLSEEVIESIADHCTFKNMKQNKMSNYSLVPKQFMDTSKSEFLRKGISGDWKNLFTVAQAELFDSVYKEKLKDVDFNFIWDKN is encoded by the exons ATGACCGAAGAGGAGATGTATGTAGAGTACAGAGGCTTGTACCTACCTGCTACGATGTACTCTCCCGAAAGCTTGAAAAATGCAGAGGAATTCAATGTTCGAGATGACGACATCTTTATAGGGACATATCCAAAGTCTG GTACAACATGGATGCAGGAAATTGTGCCCCTCATAATGAGTGGAGGAGATTTCAAACCTGTGCTGACTATACCAAGCTGGAACCGGGTGCCGTGGCTGGAGTTAAACAGAACCATAGAGCTGAAGCTGGAAGACAGACCTTCCCCCAGGATACTGGCCACACATTTCCAGTACCCTATGATGCCAAAGTCTTGGTTCAGTTCTAAAACAAAG ctggtttATGTAATGCGGAATCCGAAGGACGTTTTTACATCTTCCTATCACTATTGTAGAATGGCAAGTTACCTGGTTGATCCGGGTACCTGTGATGAGTTTCTGATGAAATTTCTAAACGGAAAAG TGATTTTTGGCTCCTGGTTTGATCATGTGAAAGGATGGCTGAATGCAAAGGAAAAAGACCGCATTCTGTACTTGACATATGAAGAGATGATCATG GATTTGAAGGGTTCCATTTCTAAAATGTGCGGTTTCCTTGGCAAGCCTCTGAGCGAAGAGGTGATCGAGAGCATTGCAGATCACTGCACATTCAAGAACATGAAGCAAAACAAGATGTCCAATTACTCCCTGGTACCAAAGCAGTTCATGGATACGTCCAAATCCGAGTTCCTGAGAAAAG GGATTTCTGGGGACTGGAAGAACCTTTTCACAGTAGCGCAAGCAGAATTATTTGACTCGGTTTACAAAGAGAAATTGAAAGACGTTGACTTTAATTTTATATGGGACAAAAACTGA